The Liolophura sinensis isolate JHLJ2023 chromosome 6, CUHK_Ljap_v2, whole genome shotgun sequence genomic sequence ATTTTCAGGGAAAGGTGACAGAATTTGTTCAACAAGATGAGAATAACAGACGTTGGCTGAATGATTTCCGGACCAAGTCCTACTCCATGCCTATCAGCTTAGAATCTATTGACGGTATACTCTAGTTGTTATTGTTTGTtattaaataattttgaaagtttCCAGGAccagatatttatttgtattgacTTGTTGTCTCcaagtttattttaaaatatttgtctttCATTCTCTTATCTCTGTATAAGTCACGCTGTCGGTTGGTGAGTCCAGTTTTTCGGCatcttatcttttaacattggACTTTCACTTGAACTGGGTTCCAAGTGCAAGAAGACATCTACTTTTAGCAAGTTGTCTCAGGTGTTGTGAATTTGCATTTGTTTCATCTAAAATAAACTAAGATGGTTTCAAAATCCAAATCTTTTCACTGATCTTTTTTTAACCTTAAATGCAGAAATtccataaaatattaattttaccAGAGAACTGCTGACTGAATATGCAGGccattatttctttttgtataaATGATGATTTGGTGATAAACTAAACACAGGCTGATGTATAACTGTTATACTTTATTTCAGCGGCTCGCTACTCTGCCCTGTTGATACCTGCAGCTCCAGGAGCCATCCATGACCTTGCCACTAACCAGCATCTTGCCCAGATTGTCCAGCATTTTGCCAAAGAAAACAGTAAGGACTGTAAAGATAGCCTGCCAGAGATTAAAACTTTTATCAGTCACTGTAAACCCAGTGGCAATGTCTTTAATGTCTGTATTTAGGAAGAGTGGTTAGAGCAAgtaaacaggactgattggccaggagtcagtataatgtgactggggggtgtcatgcctggtatcttcggcatgatatgtcattggtggcagcactttggcggcatggactcgtcctgccacaagaagacactttATATGGACACACAGCTAATAACTCCTCTTCGTACAATTTTTTAAGTACAACATGCAAACATTCGTTCAAGCGTCCTGTTTAGGAAGTGTGTGTGTGCAAGgatctgccagaaacctgcgcaTGGTCACAGGTTTACCCCTGGTCCTGCCCAGTTTCGTCCTAGCATAATGCTAGtggccatcgaataagtgaaatattcttgaggacactTAATACACCTATTAGATAGTTccagtccaactcatgctggcttcctctccggcgtacgtgggaaggtctgccagtaacttgcagatggctgtgggtttcccacaggctctgccctgtttcctcccaccataattgtataagtgaaatattcttgagtactgcataataCACCCATCAAATACTAAATGAAatacacctatcaaataaatctatttaGGAAGTTATTATGACATGGTTGTAATATTGTTGATGCGTGGTAAAGCTGTAATCATTCAGTGAATGGAGAAAGTAGTAGTTATCTCCACCCTGTTGAGTAAGACTGGGATAATTGTGGGATGGATGGACCTTGAGTTGATACTAGGCTTAGCATCATGTCACAAGCAACCAGTCAAAAATGCTACGATGGTAACATCATGTAGATGTTATTAAATACAACTGTACCATTTTGGGAGTGGGCCATGGTTAAGTAAAGGTGCTTACCTTTGAATGgctaggacacacaaggtgtaggttcaaacccagccttggtcAGGGAATTTGTAGCATCTCCCGCTCTCATTGTTTCTAGGGCCTTGTTGACAGGAATTGGTAGACGATGTTCACGTGCCTGTTCAGGAAAGACCACCTGCGCTTTGCCAATATGGCttgcatatttgtatgtcacacatggggAAAGCAATTAGGCACATGCCAACGGTCAGAGGTTTACACAGGTGCTTCAGTTTCCGTTTTGCCATCATATACTATAATACACTGTAAGACAAAAATTATTGAGTGTGaagttaaacaacagtcaatcaAATGAAgtcaataaaattttattttgtactaTATTATTTGTACttggtcatatgtgggaaggtcttccagcaacctgccgatggttgtgggttttcccgagcctggtttcttctcaccataatgctcaccgctgtcatataagtgaaatattcttgagtaaaacgccaatcaaataaataaataaataaatcatttgtacTGTGGTTGACCATGTTTAGTTATTTACTACAAAAAGTGTACTTATGTTTCAGAGCCACTTTGTGCAATAGGCCCTGGTGTAGCTGGGTTGTGTGGTGCCAGACAGGAAGATAAGAAGTCCTGGAGCTTTGCAGATTACAGTATGACAGCTGTGAGTCTACAAGCACCAGTTATCCTCTCAGCTAAAGTTGATAATGCGATTGTTGAAATACCTACTTTTTGTGTGTTAAACGACAAATTGAAATGCAGTTTATTCAACTTTTATCTTTTGATTGTGGCTAAAAATTATCTTTGGTGGCTCAGTGAATTTTTTATCAGTCTGTGTAGAAAAATACCCTCAGAATGCACTTAAAACAGTGTCAggtgaacatgtgaaaaggttggaaGAAACAGGGTATAGTCTAAGAGAATCTGAATGCTGCCTGTATGGCATAGTTGTGATGTTACACGCAATAACTCCTGGAAGAAAGTAAAATGTAGGTTGAATGACACTCTCACACCTACCGCCAACCCACCCACAAAAACTAGCCTCATTCTTCCAATGGGGCCTCCGTTACCAAGTGGTTAACCTGCTAGTGCGGTATAGggactcaagagcctctcaccaatatggttgTTCAAGCTCTCTCTcacttcctctcctgtcgtacatGGAAACATATGAAGATTTCCCCCAGGCACTGCTTgatttcttcccatcataatactggtcgctgttataaatttatttatttgattggtgttttacgccgtactcaagaatatttcacttatacagcagcggccagcattatggtgggaagaaactgggcagagcccgggggaaacccacgaccatccgcaggttgctggcaaaccttcccacttacggccggagaggaagccaacatgagctggacttgaactcacagcgatcgcattggtgagagacgtctgagtcattatgctgcgtTAGCAccctaaccaactaagccacggatttcagttataaaagtgaaatattcatgagtatggcataaaacaccaatcaaataaataaataaatcattcttcCACTGTTACTGGTGACCACCTTTCTAAAGACAGGCTTTGCCTTGTTATTTCTTTCGAGTCCTGagaattctttttttctctttattttatgTCATGGGTGtagaatattttgcttaaagGATGGCATTTAGTTTATGGGTGAAAAAGATAAGGTAGAAGAAAGCACCTCGGGTATTAGCAGGTACTTGCAAAACTTTTCTGTGTCAAGTCACATCCTATTTAGCAAGAAATGAATCATTTTGTCAACCTGACAAATATTACGTAAGGGAAATCGTTAAGCACATCATTAAACAccaagtgaaaaaataaatttaaatgattCTCTCTCAGtatttgtattctttttttttttttgcagcccTCAATATTTGAAATCGCACGTACACCAGAATTTGCTATTCTACCCATTTTATTGGAAGATTTCATCAAAGACAGTGGTGGCAAATATTCCAGTAGGTGTTTATTTCTGAGAGATAAAATATCAGAAATCCCAATTCATGCAAACTGGTAGAAAAAGTCAAAATAGTTTAATCCTGTACAGTTCTCTGATCTctaaagcaaagaaaacactaacatgaaatGTCGGATAAAAGactattaaacactgtccatagAAATGGCTATATACTTTTTctagaattttttcaaacaacTATCAAAAACTTCGGATTCTACAATGgccttttctacatgtacttaatatatatttgttatttgcaGGCAGTGAATGTGATGCTGTACACATCGTGGTGGATCGACATCTGGTGACAGGACAGAACACACAGTCCACTCTGATAGCTGTTCAAAATCTGATCTTACTCTGTACTCACAAGTAGGTTTTCTCATTTCTCAGGAAATCTCATGCTTTCAATATGTACTGTTATTGCCCATGTTATGTAATACCTTAAATATAGGTTCTCTTATTGCATATGTAATCAGATGCCAGGCATAAGCAGGTTCTCTTATTTCTGAAGACATCTAACGatataaaaatgtactcttATTGCCCATGTTGTGTAATGCCATAAGTATAGGTACTTTTATTACCAGTAACCTGATGCCATGCATAAGTAGATTCACTTTTTTCTCAGGAAATGTAATGCTACAAATATGTACTCCTATTGGCTGTTTAGTCAGATACCAGGCATTTGTCAGGAAAGCTGATGCACATACTCTTATGGCCCATTATATCTTATGTGATAAACAGGTAGGCTTGGTGTTAATGCCCGTGAAAATAAGTACGTACTATGGGATGTAATGAGTTGGTGCAATGTACTCTTGTTGCCTTGGTAGGGCTTCTGTGTCCTAAGGATAGCATACTAACACAGTACTATACctcagaaacctctcaccaatccaactgctgtgagttcaactccagcttatgctggcctcctctccggctttacgtgggaaggtttgccagcaacctgtttCCCTTGGTTTTGCCCAATTTCATCCCACTGTAATGCCGGCGactgtcatataagagaaatattgttcagtatggcgtataacacattaaataaaacagttagTATTGTAGCTCAATTAATCTGATGCCAGACAGACAAGTTTCTGgacatttttttgaaatttctcATTGCTTCAAGTTATGTTTTCATACTTTTAACTACCCGAACTTTTCTTAAAAATCATAGCTCTCAGTTGATAGctgcacatgtatttgatacTCTCAGCTGAATGTAAAAGCTGACATTGATATTGCAGACCAgatgatttgtttttcacacCTGTGCACAAAATTAGATATTTGCTACCTATGCAAGATTAATTATGCGAAATGCACGCCATGTCATAGTATCTTGGCCTTCTTTGACATTACTGACTGTGAAGACAGGTTACAACTTCTATGGTTGTCGGACATTTGATACTGTTCTGTCTTCCACACATTTTTGTACTAGTTTAGGGAATGAGTGATTCATTTTATGTGGTGTAAATTGATATAGTGACTCAATTGTTGCTCATTAGGTGATCTTACTAGCAGAACTATACACAATTATATCTTCCCTCTTATACTCATAACTGTGGGGGGGGTGTAATCTATTATCCTTCCTGCACTTAGGCTTTTGAGGAGAAGTAGTTAAAGTAGGATACACCATGATACATTTAGATCTTAACGACACAAGTTCCTGAATTTTTTTGTGCTGGGTTTTGTGTTAGGTTAAGTGCAATTTCAAGGAATATGTGATTATATGAAGTATCGTAACTGTATTTGTCTTATAAGCTAGTATAGGCCATAGAATGAGGCTTTTTATATGTCAAGTAAAATGTCATTCCAccctccaaacaaacctcaaaattcttttttaaggcatttctcagaatcaggaagaATGTTCAGTGAGTAACTTATACAAACtggacgaaattttagatcatgtACTTGAAAATCAATGTCTTGTCtcatttacttttaattttatttacaacattCATACTCACAAGGATGTTAATTTATCACCTGTTTAGATAACAATAAACTCCGTAAACTTGGGTCTTCCACGGCCTAATGATCAGCCCCGATAGGACAGTTGATAGAGTGTtcacttcgggagcggtagatccagggtcaatcctagatcgagtcacacctaagtccttaaaagaggaagttcagcatggttgacctgtatcagtataatggctcggatgggtcagcttacttgcctttggtaagcgtcgtagtgaagcagcactaaataaaatagCGCTGTGGAAATCcatcttgcaacaaggaggcacattgaaGTATGTTTGCTCACTCTAAGGTTTCCTTTGTcctcatgtgactgaaaaattgttaagtacgacgttaaaccccaagcacgcactcactcactcaatcactccaTGGCCTTATGCTGATTTGAGTCAcccttgtatatttgtttaataatatCACCTATGTCGCATTATAGAACGATCGAACATCACCTCTATTTTTTACCTTGTTTTTTACCTTATTTTTCTATCATTGTTTATAACTCCTCTTTGATAGACATTCCAGTGTCATTCTTAAACACAATCGGTACTGATTTCAATATTTCTTGAAAGTTACTCTTCTATTTTCTGTTGGTTCCATTTCAGACAAACTAAACATGGTGGAGGGAGATAACAGCATGTCTATAGGTCTTCTTCCCAGGAAATTAGGCGTCTCAACTTTGACGTGACTAACATGAGGGTATCCATTCTGGGAACGAATTGATTGAGAAACTTTGATCTTCAAAGATTCTAATGTTgattgaaagaaaatataacacCAGTCACTGTTGTGATTTTGTTCAAAACCAGATAACActttttgggtgtttttttccccaaataTTCAAGATACTCTGATTTAAAAGAATTGTTCCTAAAATTCTCTCAGAGTTTGTGATAAAGATTTACTGACATCCAAATTAATCAGCAATTCCtattttctttgccttgaaGATCGTTGCTTTTACGTGACGAGTTAGCAAATATGTCTCAATGTTCCCAACTGCCCTTTCCTTGAGAATTTCCTTGTCTATCGTGCTGAAGTGTCGTTAAGCCGTATAATCCTTCATTCacgttgttttgttttattggagAACGTCATTAGTGACTTTTTAGGCAGATTTGTAAAGAACCTGGAAAGTTTAGTAGTTTTTTACTTGGCTTCAGATCTGCGAGGTTTTGTCGACAGGTAAATCAGACTGCTGTCAGATACATAAGTGACACATTCTTGTGGACATACATttctgtatttgaaatgaagaacAGAGTAGACAATATTTTTGCAATTGGAGAGCAAACCTCCTTCAGTACTCTGGCTCTGTTCTGAGTTATAAAGATTGAAGTCTGTTTGTTAAGTTTGTTAAAACATTCAAATACGATAACGAAAttggtttggtttcctcccaccataatgctggctgccctcgtatgaatgaaatactctggaacatggcgtaaaacaccaaacaaataaataaatcaaataagtgaaatatcattggGAACAGCATAGAACAACAATCATACAAGTCAAATTCTGAGAAAGTAGCAATTTTGTACATGATCTGTCATTCGCCATTTTGTTTCTACATTTATTGTGGATAAACCATAAGTGTTGCACGGCTCCCCATGGTTTGCGGTAGGTTGAGAAACCTTCCACATGAGTATTCTTTCCATTCTTAAGGGACCAGTTTGAAATGATTTAATGCAGTGAATGCAGCATTTCCAGGCATTGGCTGGAAAATTTGCATTAATTGGTACAGGGCTTTGGATTTGTGAAGTTAACGTTAGGGAATTAGCAAGGTTGTTTGTGACACACGCGAAGACTGGAAGTGCTTAAACGTGAATAACTCGATCTGAGTTTCGACTGTGGCAACATTTATTGCTGTCGTTCTTGTGTGGACGGTGTAGGGCAGACATCATGGATGTCGAAGTATGTTTGCTCAGTTAGTGtggaaaacagaaatatgaCGCCATGGCTAATTACGAACAGTGACAAGAGCTACTTATTTAAACATAAACAAGTTCACTACTTACAGTGTTTGTCAAGGAACGTTAAATGGGTTATAATTTTCTGAGCAGTGAACGATGCTGGCTGTTCCTGGAGAGTTCTGATGTTAATATAATGAAAGTTAGTGCATTGATGTGTTCAAGAAAAGACTCTACCCGACCTAAAGTAATTAAAATggatacatatttgtttatgatTTCCTGTTGTTATGATTGTGAaggtataaatgtatttgtacttcCGTGGTGTGCTCCAGTAAGCTGTATAAGTGATTTTGTTGACGAAGTTGCAGACTCACACCTGTAAATTGTACACAGATAGTTAACATTTTAATCTACGCATACCTATAGTCATCAATCTTCGTTCTTGGTTTTTCGTTTTTAATCTGCTTTAATCGTATGtgttacaaataaatgaaatatatgtacgtgtaacCCTTATGGATGTCTGTTGTATTTCTCATTTATATCTAAGGTTCTGTGTTTGATTAGGCATATTCTGTGTATGCTATGAAGTTTCATTGTAATGGTTTAGCACACTTGAATTTTCGTTtatgttttttgattggtgttttacagcgtaccgaagaatatttcacttttataactacggccagcattatggtgggaggaaacgggttGAGCCCGGACGAAACCAAGGACCATTCGCAGgtaggaagccagcttgagctggacttggggggcctccgtggctctgttggtttgcgcgccagcgcagcgtaacgacccaggagtatctcacgaatgcggtcgctgtgagttcaagtccaactcaggctggcttcctgtctggccgtaagtgggaagtctgtcggcaaccagcggatggtcgtgggttttccccgggctctgccctgttcccacccaccataatgctggtcgccgtcgtataagcgaaatattcttgagtacggcgtaaaacaccaatcaaataaataaataaataaacgaatgaattgagctggacttaaactcaccgcgactgcattggtgagttgcttctgggtcattgcgccgcgcagGCGTGCTACCcccttcggccacggaggtccccgcGTGCATGAGACACATGCACATTATGTCTctaaaacaagaagaaaaatttaagccgaaataattataattttctgaCTTAGCACCGTGCTGAAGCATAGATACTTCTCAGTTTTTTGGAGGGTCTATGCTTTTGCGCTATACGTGCATATGCTATGCTAAATAGCTTGATCAACAAGTATTCTCTAACCCGTTGCGTTACCTGTTCTGTTTAGTCTTTTAAGGAGAAGGTGTGAATTCACGCATCTGAATTCACACGGCTCTTTTGTTACTTCGCCAGCTCTGTTCTTGAGAGAAAGGTGAGTTACGATTAACTCCAACACAAAGCACGAGAAGAatgtgacaagaaaaaaaatacagagaaaATAGACAcactaaacaaaaaaatgagaaattaaaGAGCTGTACTCACATTAAAGTCACGAGACTTTGGCTTGGGGATTTGTTGGAGCCATATACGTGGTTTGTGGAGTGACTTGTGCCTCAGCAGAGTGGACCCAGTCGTTTCTTTTGAGCTAAGGTTAACGTCCCAGTCTAGAGCCAGTGACCAGAAGCTACTGGAATATACAAGCTGAAGAAGTGAATGCGATTATAGTTGTGTACCAACATGGCCGATCCGCTTTTTCTCAGACTCTTTGACAATTCCATGGAAATCGCCTCTCCTGCTGATTCTAAATATATGAGAGACGATTCTTTATGCGAGTCTCCCACCGTAAAATCACTCAAGACAAATCCATTCCTTGGCAAACACAGGtaactatttattttattgtccaTCATGTCTGTAGTCATGgcaaattaatatttttgtgtgaatgtCTAGATTAGAttgtcaatattttgaaataagaaCGCAAATGCCATATCTTCATGGTCATAGATTTGTTTTACACCAGCGTCAAATGTCAGTGCATATGTTGCTCCTAGAATTATGATTGGATCCAAAAGCTGTTAAGTTTTATACCTTCATCATAGATCACTGTTTATTCTTCCAAAGTATGGAAATCTGTTTTGAGTGGGTTCCAGGTCATTCTAGTATTGCAGGTAATGACAGGCGGACAAGCTAGCGAAACAAGCGCTATCTCATTTACATATTGCTCAACATGTCTCTGTGTCTGTTTCAGAAGAAGTATATATTTAAGcggaattttatttcaatttggcAAGAAGAACTGGAAACCTTCACTAAAGggagatatttttataattttaataacacTGTTTCTAATTCTCACCTTCTTACTCTTTCTTCCACGCGAGTAGAAATCATATGCAACAGACTGATTACCGGGCTCATTCAAACGAAAtcttatttaaacagattttatttacatgatacgGGTGTTTGTGATCATTGACAGGTTGAGGAAACAACTGAGCATATGTTGTTCCGATGCCCACAATATACTTTCCAGAGACATCGCTATTATGCGGAACTACTCTGTGCAGGCATTACAGACCCTCGCCCAGACAATGTTTTAAAGCCTTGCAAAAAGTCTCGTAGAGTTTTGGAAGCTACAGTAAGCTTCTTGCTTCCAGGTGCTAGGAGGAAATTTAGAGTACAGTTCATTCTCAGCTCTATGTTATAATGCATTAATGTGAGCACTACTTGGTTCCAGCACTGATcatggcgtgcatcattcattagaatggaaacgccattaaacaaactaccaccaccaccaccatagATCACGTGAACATATTATTTGGCTTTATACACAGTGTGTATAAATATAACGTATACTTTGATTACTGTAATACACATAATACTGATCACTTCATTGTATTATAAGAGGTCATTGCCATGTCTATCCCACGCAAGCTATTGTAGGCTAAGTTGATCGTAACTACCACGGTATACATAACTACCAACGTATATGAAAGTACCAGGGTATACGTATTTCTCAAATATGTTTCCCAGATAGTTACAATCAAGTAAACCGTTGACAGCTTTATTGAGTAGGCCCCCAAAACGCTTAAACATGTATGGATATGTTCTCTGTGAATATAGTGGGACGTTCTTGATTTCCTTTATACAGAGATTTGGCTTGTAGTTTGAATCTCCATGGAAACACTGAGCCATGTTCCCCCGAAAGTGTAAGTATATACTAAATCGGTAAGTTCCGTTCACGTCATGCGATGTGTCATACCATCTTGTAGCACACAACACAATAAGGCTGTGTactttcacatttatttatattttatttatttgattggtgttttacgccgtactcaagaatatttcacttatacaacggtggccagcattatggtgggtggaaaccgggcatagctcggggggaaacccacgaccatccgcaggttgctgtcataccttcccacgtacggccggagaggaagccagcatgagctggacttgaactcacagcgactgcattggtgagagactcctgggtcattacgctgcgctagcgcgctaaccaactgagccacggaggcaccacTTTCACATTGCTATTCATCCCAATCAGTATAGTAAtgcctatatttatttgatcagagttttacgccgtgctcaagaatatctcacttatacgaggaAACCATTGTAGGAGGACAcagggcatagcccgggggaaacccatgaccatccgcaagttgttggcagacat encodes the following:
- the LOC135467745 gene encoding glutamine amidotransferase-like class 1 domain-containing protein 1; translation: MSAPRASCLIVLSSAVEGVSAQSFVQAFKLTHTNFSIQLASPGGKVTEFVQQDENNRRWLNDFRTKSYSMPISLESIDAARYSALLIPAAPGAIHDLATNQHLAQIVQHFAKENKPLCAIGPGVAGLCGARQEDKKSWSFADYSMTAPSIFEIARTPEFAILPILLEDFIKDSGGKYSSSECDAVHIVVDRHLVTGQNTQSTLIAVQNLILLCTHKQTKHGGGR